TTAATAATCAGATTAATAGTAGCTTAGATATATCAGATTTGTCTTCATTAATAAGAGTTGAAGCAAAATTTGAGAATAATAATGTCTCTAACACAAATGGCATTTCTTTGAATGTATCAGGTTTGCAATTGTTGGAGGGTTTGAGAATTCATAACTATGCGACTTCAAATATTGATTTCAATAATTTACCTAATTTATCCTAACCCGTTGTGCTAGTAGTTCCATGCATGCCTGATCCTATTTATTGGTCTGTTGTTTTCCCTATTGAACATCTGCAGCATGGCAACTGCGGCCAGTTTGCTTGAGACCCTTGTCAGGAAGCCCTTGAAGCTCTTTGCCAGGTTGATCTTGATGGAGAACTGGGAGCATAACTGTGAAAACCTTGTCTCTATAAACTTACGGTTCTTTCTCCTCTCGGGCGAGAATGCGCTTTTGACCAGCTGGTTTTTCCTGGGTGGGGTGAGAAGTTCTATACCGTAGCTTGTGAACAGATCTGCCTGGAGCTCCCTGGATATATAGCCTCGATCGCCGATGATCTGCCTCTCCTCGCTACCGTCGTACTGCCTTTCCTTCAGGAACTTTATGTCGTGTACGTTTGCTGGGGTCACTGCCATGTCATGGAAGATGCCCTGCGTACTCATGAGCAGGTGGAGCTTGTATCCAATGTAGTAGCGGCGGTCAACCGCCGAGTAGCCCTTTCTCGGAGCCGTGCCCAGATCTTCCATACAGATCTTCATGCGGTGCTCCCTGGCGTTGTGCACGATGGGACAGGGCATCGAGTCCACCAGAAGGGCAGATCTGCCATCATCCATACGGTCGCCCAAGAGTCCCGCGGACTCCTTGAAGCGTGGCTCGAGCGAGCGCCTGCGCCGGTTGAACCTGGTGCGGTCGACCAGCATGGGAAAGTCCTCGCGAAAGTGCTTCTTTATCTTGGCAAACAATAGGTTCTCGCTGGGGATCGAGGCCGCCTCTCCGGTAATGGCGAGTGCCATGACCTCCAGGTCATTCATTTTCGT
This genomic interval from Nonlabens spongiae contains the following:
- a CDS encoding IS982 family transposase, giving the protein MHDLPAMYKKHLSYLIDLYQTVTVDGNFIKRPVNTKMNDLEVMALAITGEAASIPSENLLFAKIKKHFREDFPMLVDRTRFNRRRRSLEPRFKESAGLLGDRMDDGRSALLVDSMPCPIVHNAREHRMKICMEDLGTAPRKGYSAVDRRYYIGYKLHLLMSTQGIFHDMAVTPANVHDIKFLKERQYDGSEERQIIGDRGYISRELQADLFTSYGIELLTPPRKNQLVKSAFSPERRKNRKFIETRFSQLCSQFSIKINLAKSFKGFLTRVSSKLAAVAMLQMFNRENNRPINRIRHAWNY